The following are encoded together in the Candidatus Methylomirabilis oxygeniifera genome:
- a CDS encoding Genome sequencing data, contig C328, with the protein MLAEYIDKAMEQAVYEIIEDERTYWGEIPGLQGVWARHATLEGCRRELRETVSDWIALRLRLGLPIPVLAGIDLNQITQAA; encoded by the coding sequence ATGCTTGCCGAGTATATCGATAAGGCGATGGAACAAGCTGTGTACGAGATCATCGAGGATGAGCGAACCTACTGGGGCGAGATTCCTGGTCTTCAAGGCGTGTGGGCACGTCATGCCACCTTGGAGGGATGCCGGCGTGAACTCCGCGAGACCGTGAGCGACTGGATTGCCTTGCGTTTGAGACTGGGTCTGCCGATTCCCGTCTTGGCCGGCATTGATTTGAATCAAATAACACAAGCTGCGTGA
- a CDS encoding conserved protein of unknown function (Evidence 4 : Homologs of previously reported genes of unknown function), whose protein sequence is MPPLAPVSWRELVKRFRELGFEGPYAGGRHPQMRRVDVTVVIPNQHEGDIGVGLLQRILRQAGVSRDEWLGQ, encoded by the coding sequence ATGCCCCCGTTGGCGCCCGTCTCCTGGCGCGAACTGGTGAAACGGTTTCGGGAACTCGGTTTTGAAGGGCCGTATGCCGGTGGACGGCATCCCCAAATGCGACGGGTGGATGTGACCGTGGTTATCCCAAATCAACACGAAGGCGATATCGGCGTGGGGCTCTTGCAACGCATACTCCGTCAAGCTGGAGTATCCCGAGACGAGTGGCTAGGGCAATGA
- a CDS encoding protein of unknown function (Evidence 5 : No homology to any previously reported sequences) gives MSVLLDNAASDVTIPPAAVVGGIGAEREFGFKAATSFEVGLRKTIEWYKGALPS, from the coding sequence ATGAGCGTATTGCTCGACAACGCTGCTTCAGATGTGACCATCCCTCCGGCTGCGGTTGTCGGCGGGATCGGGGCCGAACGCGAGTTCGGGTTCAAGGCTGCGACGTCGTTCGAGGTGGGATTGCGAAAAACCATTGAGTGGTATAAGGGCGCTCTCCCTTCATAA
- a CDS encoding protein of unknown function (Evidence 5 : No homology to any previously reported sequences), whose translation MSSDQPLVTIVLPAHNRSNVLAYAIRSVLYQTYPNFELIVAGDGCTDDTAAVVEGFKDSRITWLDLPKGFGYGYENRNRALERARGELIAYQTHDDLWFPDHLSLLVTTILRDEGEVVYSLPIHVLQDGTVFQHPCDVRLPYYREMLLNGDNRIASINLMHRLSVVRDVGGWDGRLARNGVMEYWQRMLKMGKKFSYVPVPTALGFFASLRPHAYRDRDEHEQRAYYEQIVADPGWVHNFRQRMAGDLGRRFMEQEANLAARLAVINELTTAVRAFEVDRTALLNRLAQLENSVPFRPFELFRNVARRLANRRQETTG comes from the coding sequence ATGTCAAGCGACCAACCGCTCGTAACAATCGTTCTCCCGGCTCACAACCGGAGTAATGTCCTGGCATACGCCATTCGCTCGGTCCTCTACCAGACCTATCCGAACTTCGAGCTGATCGTTGCTGGGGACGGCTGCACCGACGATACCGCGGCCGTTGTTGAAGGATTCAAGGACTCACGGATTACCTGGCTCGACCTTCCCAAGGGGTTCGGCTATGGGTATGAAAACCGAAACCGCGCATTGGAACGCGCCAGGGGTGAGTTGATCGCCTATCAGACGCACGATGACCTCTGGTTCCCCGACCACCTGTCGTTGCTCGTTACGACCATCCTACGAGATGAGGGTGAGGTTGTGTATTCTCTTCCGATCCATGTTCTGCAGGATGGGACGGTATTTCAGCATCCATGCGACGTGCGACTTCCCTACTATCGGGAGATGCTGCTCAACGGAGATAATCGCATCGCGAGTATCAACCTCATGCACAGGCTGAGTGTCGTACGCGACGTGGGTGGCTGGGACGGACGACTCGCACGAAACGGCGTAATGGAGTACTGGCAGCGAATGCTCAAGATGGGAAAGAAGTTCTCCTACGTCCCAGTCCCAACGGCCTTGGGCTTCTTTGCCTCTCTTCGACCTCATGCGTATCGGGATCGCGATGAGCACGAACAGCGGGCCTACTACGAGCAGATCGTGGCCGACCCCGGTTGGGTGCACAACTTTCGACAACGGATGGCGGGAGATCTGGGGCGGAGATTTATGGAGCAGGAGGCCAATCTGGCGGCGCGACTGGCCGTAATTAACGAATTGACGACTGCCGTACGCGCCTTCGAAGTAGACCGCACGGCGTTACTGAATAGATTAGCTCAGCTTGAGAACAGTGTGCCCTTCAGGCCCTTCGAATTGTTCCGGAACGTGGCTCGGCGCCTGGCGAATAGGCGTCAGGAGACAACAGGATAG
- a CDS encoding putative CysN/CysC bifunctional enzyme: Sulfate adenylyltransferase (SAT) subunit 1 (N-terminal); Adenylyl-sulfate kinase (APS kinase)(C-terminal) (fragment) (Evidence 3 : Function proposed based on presence of conserved amino acid motif, structural feature or limited homology) translates to MNANGYGFTLWFTGLSGSGKTTLARLVERELLTRKLKVEVLDGDVVRQNLSKGLGFSKEDRDTNIRRIGFVCNLLGRNGVIAIAAAISPYRTVRDQVRASQDSGRFVEVFLDCPIEACIQRDVKSLYRKALTGQVENFTGVSDPYEPPEHPEVVLHTDQETEEQSTAKILAWLEERGYVLPNVMTDASHQ, encoded by the coding sequence ATGAACGCGAACGGTTACGGGTTCACCTTGTGGTTTACCGGCCTTTCCGGATCGGGCAAGACGACCTTGGCTCGTCTGGTGGAACGGGAATTGCTGACCAGAAAACTGAAAGTTGAAGTGCTGGATGGCGATGTGGTTCGCCAGAATCTCTCAAAGGGGTTAGGCTTCAGCAAGGAAGACCGCGATACGAATATCAGGCGGATCGGCTTTGTCTGTAACCTGCTTGGCCGTAATGGGGTCATCGCCATCGCTGCGGCTATATCGCCCTATCGCACTGTACGCGACCAGGTCCGCGCCTCTCAAGACAGCGGCCGCTTCGTCGAGGTGTTCCTCGATTGTCCGATCGAGGCGTGTATTCAACGCGATGTCAAGTCGCTGTATCGGAAAGCCCTCACCGGCCAGGTTGAGAACTTTACCGGAGTATCCGATCCATATGAGCCTCCTGAACACCCCGAGGTTGTTCTCCACACTGACCAGGAGACCGAGGAGCAGAGTACAGCAAAGATTTTGGCGTGGTTGGAAGAGAGGGGCTATGTGCTACCCAACGTGATGACGGATGCCTCACATCAATAA
- a CDS encoding Glycosyl transferase, family 2 (modular protein) encodes MIEQREALEAVTADRDSWEARYQGLATEAERRREALEAVTADRDAWETRYQGLATEAERRREALEAVTADRDSWEARYQGLATEAERRREALEAVATQLDAVTQRFSSTIPEEPGTSDEQGAESQLAPKPAAPPYATVTPVGPLVSIITPSYNQGRFIEETILSVLTQDYPNIEYIVMDGGSTDNTLDILKKYEGRLTWISEADRGQSHAINKGFQMAKGEVLAWLNSDDTYLPGAISKVVQHLHTHPEAMMVYGEGYLIDEQSRITRRFPYTEAFNLWKLIYLWDNILQQAAFFRRQVFDRIDLLDENLHYGMDWDLWIRIGKKFRVDYIPEYLGNLREYSEAKTFSGGTTRFNELVSLMRRHGNRRFPPGYFTYGFGTYNRRVFGRLAHQYPHAYRFLFSMPRLLGQRVCSLITRYLVNHSQGYYSDGWASPKAHFSLANLGQVSSLRLEGELPNLRPDYRTAIRAKLNGRPIGDPITVVPGNFTLEWVIPQEMRSSDVFEVTLLSTRWHRPSLTGANADRRRLAYRVTRISAE; translated from the coding sequence GTGATCGAACAGCGGGAAGCCCTCGAGGCTGTGACGGCCGACCGTGATAGTTGGGAGGCCCGCTACCAGGGGCTTGCGACCGAAGCAGAGCGCCGACGGGAGGCGCTGGAGGCTGTGACGGCCGACCGCGATGCCTGGGAGACCCGCTACCAGGGGCTTGCGACCGAGGCAGAGCGCCGACGGGAAGCCCTCGAGGCTGTGACGGCCGACCGTGATAGTTGGGAGGCCCGCTACCAGGGGCTTGCGACCGAGGCAGAGCGCCGACGGGAGGCGCTGGAGGCTGTGGCGACACAATTGGATGCGGTGACTCAAAGGTTTTCCTCAACAATTCCGGAAGAGCCAGGGACATCGGATGAACAGGGTGCGGAAAGTCAACTTGCGCCAAAGCCCGCAGCTCCTCCCTACGCCACTGTGACCCCGGTAGGTCCCCTGGTGTCGATTATCACGCCGTCGTATAACCAGGGCCGTTTTATCGAAGAAACCATCCTGAGTGTCCTGACCCAGGATTACCCCAACATTGAGTATATTGTCATGGATGGCGGCTCAACCGACAACACCTTGGATATCCTGAAGAAGTACGAAGGGCGGCTCACCTGGATCTCCGAGGCTGATCGGGGCCAGTCGCACGCCATCAACAAGGGCTTCCAAATGGCGAAGGGCGAGGTCCTGGCCTGGCTGAACTCCGATGACACCTACCTTCCGGGAGCGATCAGTAAAGTCGTACAACATCTCCATACCCACCCCGAGGCGATGATGGTGTACGGGGAGGGATACCTCATCGACGAGCAGAGCCGTATCACGAGGCGGTTTCCGTATACAGAGGCGTTCAACCTGTGGAAGCTTATCTATCTGTGGGATAACATTCTTCAGCAGGCGGCTTTCTTTCGACGCCAGGTCTTCGATCGTATCGATCTGCTGGACGAGAACCTTCACTACGGAATGGATTGGGATTTGTGGATCAGGATCGGCAAGAAGTTCCGAGTCGATTACATCCCGGAGTATCTGGGCAATCTTCGCGAATACTCGGAAGCCAAGACCTTTTCCGGGGGCACTACGCGCTTTAATGAGCTGGTATCCTTGATGAGGCGGCATGGGAATCGGCGATTCCCTCCAGGATATTTTACCTATGGCTTCGGTACCTACAACAGACGTGTGTTTGGCCGCCTGGCGCATCAATATCCACACGCGTACCGGTTCTTATTTTCGATGCCACGCCTGTTAGGCCAGCGCGTCTGCAGCCTGATAACACGCTATCTGGTGAACCATTCCCAGGGGTACTACAGTGACGGTTGGGCCTCGCCGAAAGCCCATTTCTCGCTGGCGAATCTCGGCCAGGTGTCTTCCCTGAGACTTGAGGGCGAACTTCCCAACTTGCGGCCCGACTACCGGACCGCGATCCGCGCCAAGCTCAACGGCCGCCCCATTGGAGATCCGATTACCGTCGTTCCGGGAAACTTTACACTGGAATGGGTCATCCCGCAGGAGATGCGATCCTCAGACGTATTTGAGGTGACACTGCTCTCAACTCGCTGGCATCGCCCCTCACTGACCGGCGCTAATGCCGATCGCCGCAGGTTAGCCTACCGAGTGACGCGGATTTCTGCCGAGTAG
- a CDS encoding protein of unknown function (Evidence 5 : No homology to any previously reported sequences): MTGSPVISTHNVVRERMDTFIVVCDRDIKLLRHFFLSYELFFRSPGRIYLFISRKDKPLLDLVRKPKNLVVLYKDDVPDLGEDDFRNQMYLKMIADRYVETDWFWVPDADYLICSPIQASDFMRSKVHGPLWFYRNWDGGPPEQSWRQGSERFLRETIPFLFMDAAEYIMNKNILVNFRELHDLDDLLVPSLKTSEFIVYGAFAHRLYHDYYKWIDLDSDSQTSLAYKVNQRPPTYCELDEDVNLSSMGSAKYAVFWSHWDKSEQKMVEFLIDAQIREFGEVRVEPDTQPLYLALKTGSLSRDDFIAIGGAYSDGWVKTESAFHLTVPMPCELVLKLEVPLCLAHNTTRLSLQADDTVRNFTFTKRHHMLRIPLKSDIDNIVRLNFFGGIAEPNGGRRLYAQLTQMFVQPYGWNPLRRT, from the coding sequence ATGACAGGGAGTCCTGTGATCTCAACCCATAATGTCGTTCGAGAACGTATGGATACTTTTATCGTCGTATGCGATAGGGACATTAAGCTACTACGACATTTCTTCTTGAGTTACGAACTCTTTTTCAGATCACCCGGAAGGATTTATCTCTTTATCTCAAGGAAAGATAAACCTCTGTTAGATCTTGTGCGAAAACCCAAGAATCTTGTGGTGTTGTACAAAGATGATGTGCCGGACTTGGGCGAAGATGATTTCCGTAATCAGATGTACTTGAAAATGATTGCGGACCGCTATGTGGAAACGGACTGGTTCTGGGTTCCAGATGCGGACTATCTTATTTGCTCTCCAATTCAAGCCTCTGACTTTATGAGGAGCAAAGTCCATGGCCCCTTGTGGTTTTATCGGAATTGGGATGGTGGTCCGCCAGAACAATCTTGGCGACAAGGATCCGAGCGGTTTTTGAGAGAAACGATCCCTTTTCTTTTCATGGATGCGGCAGAATATATTATGAATAAAAATATACTGGTCAATTTTAGAGAACTCCATGATCTGGACGACCTGCTGGTTCCTTCTCTAAAGACAAGTGAATTTATTGTGTATGGCGCCTTTGCCCACAGGTTGTATCACGATTACTATAAATGGATCGATCTTGACAGTGACTCACAAACAAGCTTGGCCTACAAGGTGAACCAGCGCCCACCAACGTATTGCGAACTGGATGAAGACGTCAATTTATCTTCGATGGGTAGCGCAAAGTATGCGGTTTTCTGGTCTCACTGGGATAAATCCGAGCAGAAAATGGTGGAATTTCTCATTGACGCACAGATTCGTGAATTCGGGGAAGTGCGAGTTGAGCCCGACACTCAACCCTTATACCTTGCACTCAAAACTGGCAGCTTATCACGCGATGACTTTATTGCTATTGGCGGAGCATATTCGGACGGTTGGGTAAAAACGGAGTCGGCGTTCCATCTTACGGTTCCTATGCCTTGCGAACTTGTACTCAAGCTTGAGGTGCCGTTGTGTTTGGCGCATAACACAACGAGGTTATCTCTTCAAGCAGACGACACGGTTCGAAATTTTACGTTCACCAAGAGACATCATATGTTGCGCATTCCCCTTAAGTCAGACATCGATAACATTGTTCGCTTGAATTTCTTCGGGGGGATAGCAGAACCTAACGGTGGGCGAAGATTGTATGCTCAACTTACCCAAATGTTTGTACAGCCGTATGGCTGGAATCCACTGCGGCGAACCTAA
- a CDS encoding protein of unknown function (Evidence 5 : No homology to any previously reported sequences): MSFIHSDIGSHYYSGNRKNASFFQAESDIYFPGVFHSFGRYALIQALGDIDNARFVFDLSGTLQKKRGASLATVTISTEKTSAPFRFVGRGSGRIYSDPIDLKSFEYLLIDMNIVPETFRSKKTLLRFVYGSDVLIDMRRLTHFVRKFGVLANTEYQALKPPHALSKFPANLADPGLEYSGLYEDGWISERSFFVLTPKPDTRYLVIKGMVPQIDAPDFRNTLTVSIDGREVVKQPLGLGTFEVKAPVSVNGQRHRIDLAFDRYQVLPGADGRPTSGKVAFIGFTRD, from the coding sequence GTGAGCTTTATACATTCAGATATTGGCAGCCACTACTACTCGGGCAATAGAAAGAATGCTTCGTTCTTTCAGGCTGAATCGGATATATATTTTCCGGGTGTGTTTCATTCTTTTGGACGTTATGCGTTAATTCAGGCGCTCGGCGATATTGATAATGCGAGATTCGTATTTGATCTGAGCGGAACGCTTCAGAAGAAACGAGGCGCGTCGCTCGCAACTGTTACTATCAGCACCGAAAAGACCTCTGCGCCTTTCCGATTTGTTGGCAGAGGATCCGGCCGAATATATAGTGATCCCATTGATCTGAAGTCATTTGAATACCTGTTGATAGATATGAATATCGTTCCGGAGACATTTCGTAGCAAGAAAACGTTACTCAGATTTGTGTACGGTAGTGACGTATTAATCGATATGAGACGTCTTACTCACTTTGTTCGAAAATTTGGAGTACTGGCGAATACGGAGTACCAGGCGCTGAAGCCGCCTCATGCGCTCTCCAAATTCCCCGCGAATCTCGCTGATCCTGGGCTGGAATATTCCGGCCTCTACGAAGACGGCTGGATTTCCGAACGCTCGTTTTTCGTACTCACCCCCAAGCCGGATACTCGCTATCTGGTGATTAAGGGTATGGTGCCGCAGATTGACGCACCAGACTTTCGCAACACGCTAACGGTGAGTATTGATGGTCGGGAAGTCGTCAAACAGCCCCTTGGCCTTGGTACCTTCGAAGTCAAGGCGCCGGTCTCGGTAAACGGCCAACGTCACCGAATAGATCTTGCCTTCGACCGCTACCAGGTGCTACCTGGCGCGGATGGACGTCCGACGAGCGGTAAGGTTGCATTCATTGGTTTCACGAGGGATTGA
- a CDS encoding Methyltransferase 24: MNTTTLSNSWPKSLPVLSEEQERIRKDFMNHWLEVLPNRYGLIEKFNHQYPLRTLAAGVRTLEIGAGLGAHLRFENLEIQREYVALELQPELAKIIDASYPAVRVAVADCQEQIDFSDGHFDRILAIHVLEHLPNLPKALNQMQRLLSPTGFFSVVIPCEGGLAYRMARNISARRIFEKRYKQSYDWFVACEHINLPDEILSELRSRFSIIHQAYWPLGIPIVNFNLAIGLTLTHLTPPKATSCK; the protein is encoded by the coding sequence ATGAACACAACCACACTTTCGAATTCTTGGCCCAAGTCGCTTCCGGTACTGAGTGAAGAGCAAGAACGGATTCGTAAAGATTTCATGAATCATTGGCTCGAAGTCTTACCAAATCGCTATGGGTTGATTGAGAAATTCAATCACCAATATCCGCTTCGGACGTTAGCCGCTGGAGTCAGAACCCTCGAGATCGGTGCTGGTCTAGGCGCACACCTGCGTTTTGAAAATCTGGAGATACAGCGAGAATATGTCGCACTTGAATTGCAACCCGAATTGGCAAAGATTATAGATGCCTCCTATCCAGCGGTCCGTGTGGCTGTCGCGGATTGCCAGGAACAGATTGATTTCTCAGATGGCCACTTTGATCGGATACTGGCCATTCACGTACTGGAGCACCTGCCCAACCTACCGAAAGCGCTGAACCAGATGCAGCGTTTATTGAGTCCGACTGGTTTCTTTTCCGTCGTTATTCCCTGTGAGGGTGGGCTGGCGTATAGGATGGCGCGAAATATTTCAGCCCGCCGGATTTTCGAAAAACGTTATAAGCAGAGTTATGATTGGTTCGTGGCATGCGAACATATCAACTTACCCGATGAGATTCTTTCTGAGCTGCGTTCCCGTTTCTCGATCATCCACCAAGCGTATTGGCCTCTCGGGATTCCGATTGTCAACTTCAATCTCGCTATAGGGTTAACATTGACGCATCTCACTCCTCCCAAGGCAACGAGTTGCAAATGA
- the ykcC gene encoding Uncharacterized glycosyltransferase ykcC: MTSDKPDLSVVVPVYKEEANVPPFLERLEAVLKRMGGSYEILFCLDPSPDRTEEVIMRAIDRNPNIKLLVFSRRFGQPAATMAGLLMCHGASCAVIDVDLQDPPELIGDMYKKLLDGYEVVYAKRRSRKGETLIKRIVARMGYWLIARLSDVEIPRDTGDFRIMTRRVIEELRRLNEMHGFLRGLVAYVGFRQTFIEYDRDERAHGQGNYNRFVGSLKIGLNGLISFSSKPLQLMSITGALFAGFSFLLGAWYVLQKLIGVALTPGLSTTVLVVSFFAGIQLLSLGLMGEYIGRIYDEVKRRPMFIIDRKINF, encoded by the coding sequence ATGACCTCAGATAAGCCAGACCTCTCGGTTGTGGTGCCGGTATATAAAGAAGAGGCGAATGTCCCGCCTTTTCTCGAGCGGCTTGAGGCAGTCCTCAAGCGAATGGGGGGGTCCTATGAGATTCTCTTCTGTCTTGATCCATCTCCGGATAGGACAGAAGAGGTGATCATGCGGGCTATTGATCGTAATCCGAACATTAAGCTCCTTGTATTTTCCCGGCGATTCGGCCAGCCGGCGGCCACGATGGCAGGTCTCCTGATGTGCCATGGAGCGAGCTGCGCGGTGATTGATGTGGACTTGCAGGATCCTCCCGAATTGATCGGCGACATGTACAAGAAGCTCCTGGATGGGTACGAGGTGGTATATGCCAAGAGACGATCGCGCAAAGGCGAGACCCTGATAAAACGCATAGTGGCGAGAATGGGATACTGGCTGATTGCCAGGCTGAGCGACGTGGAGATCCCGCGTGATACGGGTGATTTCCGCATCATGACGCGCCGGGTGATCGAGGAGTTGCGACGTTTGAATGAGATGCACGGGTTTCTACGTGGGCTGGTGGCATATGTGGGGTTTAGGCAGACGTTCATAGAGTACGATCGCGACGAACGGGCTCATGGGCAGGGTAATTACAATCGCTTTGTGGGTTCGCTGAAGATCGGGCTCAACGGTCTCATTAGCTTCAGCAGCAAGCCTTTGCAGTTGATGTCCATCACCGGCGCTCTGTTCGCCGGATTCAGTTTTCTGTTGGGTGCCTGGTATGTTTTACAGAAGCTGATCGGCGTTGCGCTTACGCCCGGACTGTCCACCACCGTACTGGTCGTCTCGTTTTTTGCAGGAATACAGCTTCTATCTCTGGGACTCATGGGAGAGTACATCGGACGGATCTACGACGAGGTCAAGCGTCGCCCGATGTTTATCATCGATCGAAAAATCAATTTCTGA
- a CDS encoding NAD-dependent epimerase/dehydratase, translating into MRYFVTGAAGFIGSNLIDRLLLDGHEVVGYDNFSTGQPEFLAGAQQSTFFNLVSGDTLDQEYLIRAMKGADFVVHLAANADVRFGMDHPRKDLEHNTIATFNVLEAMRANDIRRIAFSSTGSIYGEPDIFPTPEDAPFPIQTSLYGASKLAAEGLIAAYCEGFGFQGYIFRFVSILGERYTHGHVFDFYKQLRDHPDTLHVLGNGKQRKSYLYVRDCIDAMLLAIEQAQGKINIFNLGTDEYCQVNDSIGWICEYLGISPHLIYAGGERGWVGDSPFIFLDCSRIRALGWRPQLTIREGIIRTLQYLEQNPSTLERRH; encoded by the coding sequence TTGCGTTACTTCGTTACAGGAGCGGCCGGCTTTATCGGGAGCAACCTGATAGATCGATTACTTCTCGATGGCCATGAGGTAGTGGGTTACGATAATTTCTCTACTGGGCAGCCAGAGTTTCTGGCGGGGGCACAGCAGTCGACCTTTTTCAACCTCGTGTCTGGCGATACACTCGATCAGGAGTATTTGATTCGGGCAATGAAGGGCGCAGATTTTGTCGTCCATCTGGCAGCCAATGCGGATGTGCGTTTCGGTATGGACCACCCGCGTAAGGACTTAGAACACAATACGATTGCCACCTTCAATGTATTGGAAGCAATGCGCGCCAATGATATTCGCCGAATTGCCTTTTCTTCCACAGGCTCCATTTACGGTGAGCCGGACATCTTTCCTACACCCGAAGACGCACCCTTCCCCATCCAAACATCGCTCTATGGCGCGTCCAAGTTGGCCGCTGAAGGGCTGATTGCAGCTTACTGTGAAGGATTTGGTTTTCAGGGGTATATCTTTCGCTTCGTGTCCATCTTGGGCGAACGTTACACGCACGGACATGTCTTTGACTTTTACAAGCAACTGCGCGACCATCCCGACACACTACACGTGCTGGGGAACGGCAAGCAACGCAAGTCATACCTGTACGTGCGGGATTGTATTGACGCCATGCTTCTAGCGATCGAGCAGGCGCAAGGCAAGATCAACATTTTCAATCTGGGTACAGACGAATATTGTCAGGTGAATGATTCTATCGGCTGGATTTGCGAATACTTGGGCATTTCTCCGCACCTCATATATGCAGGCGGTGAACGCGGATGGGTGGGGGACAGCCCGTTCATCTTTCTGGACTGCTCAAGAATCAGGGCGTTAGGCTGGAGGCCACAGTTGACCATTCGTGAGGGTATTATTAGAACGTTGCAATACTTGGAACAGAATCCATCGACTCTGGAACGACGGCACTAG
- a CDS encoding Short-chain alcohol dehydrogenase, translating into MTAHGNSLAGKAAVITGASRGLGADIARALWRNRSNLLLVARSQDGLIKLREELIADAEDGQELHIVVADLMAADAVPAIIREARQVWDRIDVLINNAAILGPIGRVWENDWQEWQTTVRVNLLSSIELCRACIPWMAERKYGKIINLSGGGATGPRPNFSAYATAKAGLIRFSETLAMEVRDLNIDVNCVAPGMMNTAMTRAVLNAGPEKAGATEYTQATSKSESARPDTHRAADLCVFLASTASDGITGKLISAVWDPWETLPDHIEDLKDADIYTLRRIVPKDRGQDWG; encoded by the coding sequence ATGACAGCGCATGGAAACTCTTTGGCTGGGAAAGCCGCTGTTATCACTGGTGCATCACGGGGCCTGGGGGCGGACATTGCGCGCGCGTTGTGGCGGAATAGATCGAACCTTTTACTCGTCGCTAGATCACAAGATGGATTGATTAAGCTACGTGAAGAGTTGATAGCCGACGCGGAGGATGGACAGGAATTACATATCGTCGTGGCTGATCTGATGGCGGCGGATGCCGTTCCGGCAATCATCCGTGAAGCTCGTCAAGTGTGGGACAGGATTGATGTCCTTATCAATAACGCCGCGATCCTTGGGCCGATAGGTAGGGTCTGGGAAAACGATTGGCAGGAATGGCAGACGACAGTCCGCGTCAATTTATTGTCATCTATTGAACTCTGTCGCGCCTGCATCCCGTGGATGGCGGAGCGCAAATACGGTAAGATTATCAATTTGTCGGGCGGTGGAGCAACCGGCCCGCGGCCGAACTTCTCCGCATACGCAACAGCTAAGGCGGGCCTGATCAGGTTCAGTGAGACGCTTGCGATGGAAGTTCGCGACCTGAATATTGACGTCAATTGTGTGGCGCCTGGAATGATGAATACTGCGATGACCAGGGCAGTTCTGAACGCTGGACCTGAAAAAGCCGGGGCGACAGAATATACTCAGGCAACCAGCAAGTCCGAAAGTGCCAGGCCGGATACGCATCGTGCGGCCGATCTGTGCGTTTTCCTTGCTTCCACAGCCAGCGATGGGATTACGGGAAAATTGATCAGCGCGGTATGGGATCCGTGGGAAACGCTTCCGGACCATATTGAGGACTTGAAGGACGCAGATATTTATACCCTACGCCGGATTGTGCCCAAGGATCGCGGCCAGGACTGGGGATGA